One Brassica napus cultivar Da-Ae chromosome C2, Da-Ae, whole genome shotgun sequence DNA window includes the following coding sequences:
- the LOC125582245 gene encoding uncharacterized protein LOC125582245, whose translation MERDGERVEEAKARLITELQLLSTITSKIKAFGLFEIKTTNSASWNSILSLRPLAQSFIFCNVNNGENSWFWYDRWTPFDQLINFLGPNGPRDLRIPTSAHVKDACSASGWLLSQPRSDNALKLHIHLTTITNPRHLNEQDSYHWCVDGRDIMGFSSSKTWEALRPRATPKDWFKEIWFSGAIPRQAFMMWLANYNRLPTKVRMSSWGLNVQTACCFCNNNEESRDHLFLSCPYTISLWRLIFARLDRNRAPFISWTELLSWVRVSTSAAPNILKKLVTQSLIYNTWRQRNSANHHNGFAPPQTTFSTIDRDIRNVISARRHRKKFSSLIQLWIQ comes from the exons ATggaaagagatggagagagagtgGAGGAAGCTAAAGCTAGACTTATTACCGAACTCCAGCTTCT AAGCACCATCACCTCCAAAATAAAAGCTTTTGGTCTCTTTGAGATTAAAACCACTAACTCTGCTTCTTGGAACTCTATTCTATCTCTCAGACCGCTAGCACAGAGCTTCATCTTCTGTAATGTCAACAATGGAGAAAACAGCTGGTTCTGGTACGATAGATGGACACCTTTTGATCAACTCATCAATTTTCTTGGACCGAATGGACCGAGGGACCTGAGAATACCGACCTCAGCTCATGTCAAAGATGCATGCTCAGCTTCTGGTTGGCTTTTATCCCAACCCCGTTCAGATAACGCCTTAAAGTTGCACATTCATCTGACTACCATCACCAACCCGAGACATCTCAACGAGCAGGATTCATATCATTGGTGCGTTGATGGTAGAGACATCATGGGATTCTCTTCTTCAAAGACTTGGGAGGCATTAAGGCCGCGAGCTACTCCAAAGGACTGGTTTAAGGAAATCTGGTTCTCCGGCGCTATCCCGCGACAAGCTTTCATGATGTGGCTTGCAAACTACAACAGGTTACCGACAAAGGTGAGGATGTCTTCCTGGGGTCTCAATGTACAAACAGCTTGTTGCTTCTGCAACAACAATGAGGAGTCTCGAGACCACCTCTTCCTCTCCTGTCCATATACGATTTCACTTTGGAGGCTGATCTTCGCGCGTCTTGACCGAAACCGAGCTCCCTTTATCTCATGGACTGAGCTCCTGTCGTGGGTCAGAGTTTCAACTTCTGCAGCGCCTAACATCCTCAAGAAACTGGTCACTCAATCACTCATCTACAACACTTGGAGACAGCGCAACTCAGCCAACCACCACAACGGATTCGCCCCTCCGCAGACGACGTTCAGCACCATCGACAGGGACATCCGCAATGTTATCAGTGCGAGAAGACATAGGAAAAAGTTCAGTTCTCTTATCCAGCTTTGGATCCAATGA